A segment of the Candidatus Zixiibacteriota bacterium genome:
GTCGACAAGCCGACCGCCAACCCTGAAGCGGTCCGCACGCAACTGGCGCAGCACAACCTGTTGGCCGAGGAATGGGGCGGCAAGACCATCATGGTCGAAGTTTCAGCCAAGTCCGGCCTTGGGGTCGACAAGCTGCTTGATATGATAGTCCTGCAGGCGGAGATGATGGATCTCAAGGCGGACCCGGAGATCCGGGCTCAGGGTGTGGTGGTGGACGCTCGACTGGAAAGGGGACGTGGTCCTGTGGCCACTGTTCTCATCCAGAAGGGAACGTGCGAGGTTGGGGACCCGATCGTGGCCGGTGTCTGGAGCGGACGTATCCGCACTATTACCAATGACCGGGACAAAAGGTTGTCAATAGTAGGGCCGGCGACGCCTGCGCAGATCACCGGTTTAGGCGGCGTGCCGCAAGCCGGCGACAGCTTCCTCGCGGTCAAGGATGACCAGGAAGCCAAGGAGATCTCGCTCAAGCGAAGCCAGGTGAAGCGCGAATCGGATTTCCGTCGTCCCCACGGGGCGGTTACACTTGACCGAGTATTCGACCAGATCAAAGAGGGGCAGATCAAAGAAGTCCGTCTGGTTATCAAGGGGGATGTGGATGGCTCGGTAGAGGTGCTGTCGGACACGCTCGGCAAGATCTCGACCAGCGAGGTGAAAACAAACATCATTCGTCAGGGTGTGGGCGGGATCACGGAATCGGATGTCCTGCTGGCGGCCGCTTCCAATGCGATCATTATCGGATTCCAGGTGACACCGGACAGCCGGGCCCGCGAGTTGGCGCGTCGTGAGAAAGTGGATATCCGGCAGTACAATATCATCTATGAAGCCGAACAGGACGTCCGGAAGGCGCTCGAAGGGCTGCTGGCGCCCACGATTTCGGAGAAGTTTGTAGGCATGGCAGAGGTGCGCAATACGTTCCGGGTGCCCAAGGTAGGAGTGATAGCGGGTTGCTATGTTAAGGAGGGGCGCATCAACAGAAAAGACCATATTCGCCTGACGCGTGACGGCAAGGTGATACTGAGCGGGACGGTCGGCTCCCTCAAACGGTTCAAAGACGATGCGCGCGAAGTAAAAGAGGGGTTTGAGTGCGGTATCGGCATCGAGAATTTCAATGACGTCAAGGTCGGCGATATTATCGAGGCATTCGAGACCGTCGAGACGGCACGGACGCTGGATTGATAGAGCGATCCTGGAGGACCGGAGCTCGTGCTACCTTGCGGAGCTGTGCGCAACGGGGGTAGATGGCTGTGAAGCAATATAAGCGATCGGACCGACTGGCCGAGCAAATCCTGCGCGACATCTCGAGTCTGCTGGCACAGGAGTTGGCCGATAAGATGCCCGGCCTGGTGACGTTCACCCATGTTCGGCTCAGCGACGATCTTCGCTACGCCACTGTCTATTACTCGTACCTGGGGGACCAGGCGCATCGGGACAAGCTGGATGGATATCTGATTAAAGAAAACAAGCGAATACGGTCATTGGTGGGACGAAATTTGCGAGTGCGCACAATTCCGGAGTTCCGGTTTAAGTTCGACCCATCGATTGAAGAGGGCATCCGGATCGAGCAATTGCTGAATGAAATCAGGAATGAACGCAAAGACACATAACGCCATATCGACCACGGTGATGCCGGCCGGTGCGATCCGAGAGATCCTGCTTGGCGCCCGGCGTATCCTTGTTGCCTCCCATATCGACCCGGACGGCGATGCCCTGGGAACACAGCTGGCGTTCGCCAGCTACGTGCGCCATCTGGGAAAAGAACCGCTCCTGGTCCGCGATTCGGAGGTTCCGCACAAGTACCGCTTTCTCCATGGAGCTGAGTCGATACCCCGAACCGAATCGCTGCCCGACG
Coding sequences within it:
- the infB gene encoding translation initiation factor IF-2, whose amino-acid sequence is MAIKTVRIYELAKEHNVSAAAMMKIVLELGFTPKSHMSVATTELVLAVEQKFAREKQEAKKEMEQKVQVREKVTAAAAAAAAPPTPVPPVPGAPVQPISSQMNIGGIKVSGTQSPVTDLMRRIDKKKKKKERRKRKDRRDVNQLEVARAFKATMANLSTARTKRKVRRSDSDDVSTQVEETNVIEVNEFMSVAELARLLDRKPVEVVAKLMEMGMMATINQRLDMDTIEMVAAEYDFEVRPVAEIGEEAREEESEESLATRAPVVTVMGHVDHGKTSLLDYIRKTNVVAGEAGAITQHIGAYEVTHGDQRIVFLDTPGHEAFTAMRARGAQITDLVVLVVAADESVMPQTVEAIDHARAANVPIIVAINKVDKPTANPEAVRTQLAQHNLLAEEWGGKTIMVEVSAKSGLGVDKLLDMIVLQAEMMDLKADPEIRAQGVVVDARLERGRGPVATVLIQKGTCEVGDPIVAGVWSGRIRTITNDRDKRLSIVGPATPAQITGLGGVPQAGDSFLAVKDDQEAKEISLKRSQVKRESDFRRPHGAVTLDRVFDQIKEGQIKEVRLVIKGDVDGSVEVLSDTLGKISTSEVKTNIIRQGVGGITESDVLLAAASNAIIIGFQVTPDSRARELARREKVDIRQYNIIYEAEQDVRKALEGLLAPTISEKFVGMAEVRNTFRVPKVGVIAGCYVKEGRINRKDHIRLTRDGKVILSGTVGSLKRFKDDAREVKEGFECGIGIENFNDVKVGDIIEAFETVETARTLD
- the rbfA gene encoding 30S ribosome-binding factor RbfA, with protein sequence MAVKQYKRSDRLAEQILRDISSLLAQELADKMPGLVTFTHVRLSDDLRYATVYYSYLGDQAHRDKLDGYLIKENKRIRSLVGRNLRVRTIPEFRFKFDPSIEEGIRIEQLLNEIRNERKDT